Part of the Vigna angularis cultivar LongXiaoDou No.4 chromosome 1, ASM1680809v1, whole genome shotgun sequence genome, GCGGACTTCACCAGGTGAAAAAGACAAATCCCTGTGTctgaaattcaaaaataaaagtgatatCTACAATTAAGTAGCCAAAAACAAAACCTTAAAACTATAGGGAGTATGGCTTAAGCTTGGAACCATGCAGTTACCTTCGTAGGTCTAGTCCTATCAAACCAGCCTGAAGAATTGTCAAGTTGTCAGAATCAGGCGAAACTATAATAACGGTGTCACCTGAGTACTGAGTTTCGAGAATCGACATTAGTTGTGTCACACGAACAAAAACATCTGCAACACTCTCATTCGGAGTTCCATCATCAATAGGAGGAGGCTTGATGTTTGGAGATATACCATCTGACGCATACACCTGCACCATTTGAAGGTCTTACTCTATCATTTCATATGTTACCACCTCTCTTTGTGGGTGTGTGACGAACTATAGCTCATGATAATTAACTAAACAAATCCAAtggtatttaaagaaaaaattagatGGACAAATCCTACTTCTGAAACGGATTCCAGTTTTTTTCCTTCATATGCACCTAATCCACGGGCATCAAGAAAGCTGAATTCTGGGACTATATAGCTGAAATCAGAGAATTTTGCAACAATAGTGAGGCTTTAAAAGTTGAGGttatagtttaaaaatgaaatagagaaaaaaaaaacagcaaacAAACCTACGGGTAACTCCATTAACAGAAGCAATGATCTCTGCAGTCTGGTAAGCTCTTTGAGTTATAGCAGACCAGATCCAACAACCTTTGTCACATGCTCCCGTTTCTTTCAAATCAAAAGCTGCTTTTATAGCCTGTTTCTTCCCTCTTTCAGATAAGCCACTATCCACTGAAGTCTTCTCCACGGGGTTGGTGTTGATAATTCCCATGCTCTCGAACTCAGACTCACCAGCTCTCACCAGAAAATACCTGCCCAGATCACCGCCAACAAGGTAACAACATATTTATTACTATTCTCCGCAAATTAACACTTAGTCACAAGAGAATCACTCACGGAATTACCGGTTGGTCAGGCGTGGTGGGGGCATTTGGAAGAGGCCGCTGGCACCGGCCACCGGCTCTGTTACGGACAGAGAGGTTGCGAATGAAAGATTGAAATTGAAGGAGATGGTGAATGCGGTGGTGCTGAGGAGGTGGCGTCGCCGGAGGAGGACGTTTACGGGTTCCGGAGGATGAGACGACGGTTGGGGTAGGGAAAGAGAAAGTGCTTCCCTCGTTCGATTTGGTGCCAACATTTTCTTCCTTCGTATCAATGGCAGAGGTTTACAACCTTATCAATACCAGCGTCTGTAACAGACCACCACATCCAACCTAAATAAATTCAACTGATTTTCATTTCCTTTCAGATAAATTCAACATGAATTAATTTTCTGTGTTATGTAACTAATTTTATAGATTGGCTTTATTCACGGATTTGGTAGAGAGTTATGCAATGaatttgaaaagatttaaaattaaattttgttaaagagttattaaatgaatttgaaaagatttatttttaaatcatttcaaattcattttattatttcctcttaaatttatttaagggAAGAAAAGATTAAtgagtaaaattattaaataatattgtcaATATTtacaataagataattataaatttacttCTCTTTTTGTTAAAGGCTGGAATGATTCCTATACAAATTTCAGAAAACTCTTTTTGTGTTAAGTGTGTTTTTGTTGCGTTGTTTTAGTagtctctttattttattttttgaataattaaggTTGTGTTTGATTTAAATGACGGATTTGAGACCAAGTGAAATGATGGGGTGTAAAGGAATATAAACAATATTGTATAGTTATTTGTTTTAAGgacagagagaaaaaaaaagtgaagaaatttaaaagtaaaatttataaaagtttgaaaatgaTTTGATGCATGTAGTggataaaaaatactttaataaataaaattgtaaaattattgtttttatcttcataattaaaattattataaaataaaatgtaattattattattaatgtaattattattattattaatgttattattaattaattaatcatgataataataataataataataaaagcaCATTTAAAAGCAtttcattatataattaaaattcaaataaaagtgaacaaattcaattaaaaataaaagacatttgtgcaaaatgatttattttgaattttttttataattctttcaCTCACAAGAGGATCTATTaagtcttttttatttaaattcaaatatgatTTCTTAATTGAGTGTGAATTGAAAGTAATttcattcaaattcaaatatggTTTCTTAATTTAGTGTAAATAATTGGAAGCAAACACAAAACGTATTCGCTCTCTCATTCGCTATAGTCTTctcattcaaatttaaatatgtttttttttttaaattagtgcAAATCATTGGAAGTAAACACAAAACGTATTTGCTTCCTCATTCATTATAACAATACATCATGAAAGCAAACACTAAGTTGTGGATATGaaaatttttctctcatctttatTCACATcagaaaaatgaatatatttctACCCATGTCCATACCCATTTTTCTTGATGtttcaatatcaattaattattttctataaaaaaataaaaaacaacaaaaaagaaaacataatattattaaatatttgatttaaaaaaataacgtactttctttttttaaatagaattataaattttatatcaaaataccAAATAACCGATGtgataaaagtgaaaaaaacatataaaataaaacacaattaaacataaaCAAACTTTTATCTCAACAAAAAGATATATTACTTTTGAAAATGTTAAGGAAACAAAGTTaataaagattttttattataaaaaataaatatttaagttacaaatattttaaatgattctttttttttccctctaaattatgatgaaatatcTTGTTTTATACATGTAAAAGATTATAATACACTTACTTGAACAAATTGCATagaaaaatcatttaaactaataagaattcaaatttagaaaaaaatctttcatattgtgataaaagagaaaatactttgaaaaaataCTTTGAAGACGTGAGTAAATTTTACAAACATAAGTCAAACCATTATAAGAGTAAAAAAactatgtataaaaaaaatgttatactaatttatatatatatatatatatattaagttacctaataatttataagtaatttattattttggtaAAACTCACCCTAATATAAGCCTTGTGATTATGACTTTATTTCCAAAACCTCAAATAATTGTGAAGATGAAGCATtaagtaaaaacaaatttacaataACTTGACCTTATAGGTTAGATAATCCCATTGGTTATTGAATCATCAAAAGTAAGTCATAAATATGAACtaataaagcaaataaaagtttaatagtTGGTAAACTTTCTTAACAAGCTTGACCCAAGCAAATGCAGAGGAACAAGGCATTACATgcaaaatatgtattaaaatgaGAAAGGAATAGTTTCAACATATGAAACATATTGATTGAAGAAtcattttattatgattttcaaATGTTTGACAATTAGGTTGAATATAAGACATTAATTGTCAATGTTCTTCCACCAAAAGACATTGACATTACAAAACTCTTATATCAAAGTGATTTAACACTAACTATTGGAAATTGGACAGAGGAGTTCTAGGTTAGAGACCCCTTATCAATGAAATATTAGCATTGAGTTATTAACCTGCTTGAGAGCAATATGGAAATCCATATCAAACACATTTGTTAAAAATGAAGTGTTTGTGTTGATGTCTTACCTAAGCTCTTTagcaacaagaaaaaaaaaggatgacTTCGTTTGGTCATCTAATAAACACTTTCACTTGCACAATTAGAGAGAAGAATGTGGATCACCACCATCATAAACttgttgaaaagaaataaacatgAATGACCTTTACCAAACAAATGTAATATGAAAGAAGTTTTCTTTTGAACCCTCTTGACCATGACAAACTTTTTTAGTGACATAAAACCTATCAACCAATTTGATATTGTTCACAATTAAGCTCTCAAGTATTTCTACTCCACTATTAAATGCATGAAACATCAATGACTATTTATACTTTGAAGAGTAGTCTTTAACACTCATCAttatgcatttatttacaagtaACAAAGGAAACTCCTTTTTAGCAAATTTCACCTCAAAATCTTCCTTTGTGATCTTGTTAAGTGATTTACTATAATATAAGTCATATTTTCTCTCGAGTTGTAGTTGAATTCATGTTCGCTTATGTCATCCTAACATCAAAGAAACATATCCATCAACTTGACATCTTTTTAGAATCACTCACTAAAGACATAATTACTAAGACTTGGACAAGTTGAAAACCATAATATATTTGAAGTTAACAATCAAGAAAGTAATCCTTAGCCATTTTGACATACATCCTATTTTTAAACTccaaattataacaatattgaAGTTATATTGCTTTTGAGTTGTTGGATTCTTTTAATCTAACAATCGACAAGTaaaaactcataattttttCAATCATCTTTAATGCCATTATTACATACACCAAGTTTGCATCTCAAAATGATATCATATTGATTCCCCCACCCATTTTTCTATTTCAAGCTTGGGTTCAATGTGTGGATATAAAGTTGACATACTGCTaccaaagaaaagaaataagtgttattttgaaaacttttcctCCATTTAAATCTCTTTAAGTCTAAAGTAGTACACAAATATAAATTCAACATAGTTTTAGCCAAAGAAAATAggtgaaattttatttctaaaaccATTCTTCACTTATTCCTCATTTAATCGAGGgacaagtataaaaataagaacTTCAAATAATTTGAACCAACTAAATAGAAACCGAAGATAATCTTAGTCAACTACACAtgataagttaatatataacAAGTTTAAAGCAAACACACATATAAGTAGTCAAGAAACTAATAATGTGTTAAGTTCATCTTAAATGTATGGGcaagataatattaatttaattagtgtAAAAATAAGAACTTGAAATAATCTCCAGCAACTAAATAgcaactaaattaatttaaaccataatttcaatattcaaGGATCAAACATTTAAACCATAATTTCAATAGATCATTCAAACCATAATTTCAACAAATCATACATACCAACAGATCAATAATTCAATCAATTCACCGTACATTTATATAATCAAAAATTTCAAAGTATCTATAGCTTATAAAAACAGTGTAATTAGTTTCCCTTACTGAGATGTGGAGATGAACTTGGTCTAAGGAATCTCAAATATCTTCCAACTTATAGAATGTCTTATCTATACCTAAGAATAACACAAATACAAATAGGACACTCCATTAAAATCACTTATCAACATAGACTTATATAGATGactaaaaaaatgttgtaaGTGAAAAAAGGTTTACATACAACAATTAACAAAAACATGCCAAAAAAGGGGTTGAAAATcaacttacaaaaaaaatgaagttgatTGCTTCAAATTGAAAAGATCGCCGCAAGAATCAACCTTATGGTCTTTGTTCTTAAATCAAACAAGTTGAAAGTACTCTAGAAAAAAGTCAAAGAACTATAGAAAAAGGATtgaatatgtattttaaaaataaaaaattcatttataacaaaactatttatattagaaacttttaatattaaaattatttaatcttcttatttttaaattatcattttaaatctctacattattttagtttaaaaaataattacttagataataaatttgaatatatatatatatatataaacaaatttcctttatatttatatattaagaataaaattataggtttaaattctcatttggtcctcgtatttgtgtggcaatctcaagtgggtcatcgtttttttttaatctcaatcGGGTctataaacttgtaaaaatgagccaattaagcccTCACCGTTAAGTTTTCACTAACGGCGTCTAATTGTGATGAAGTGTTTATGATGACGTTCACTGTTTCATTacgtgaaatttttatttaaataaaagaattatgacatgtaaaaattgaaaagtgaaTGAGAGATTTGGAAACCACCGCGCGCATTCTTCTGGATGTTCTTTGGAAAAGCCTAAAGGGGTGACCGACTCGGTGTCCATCGCTTGTGGATCCCTCCGCAAACTCAGTTTTTTTGGTCTCCAAGCTGTTGTTGTTACTGCTGCCATTGAAAAATCCAAGCCATTATCAgatttatcatcattttttttataattaaatataggtTTTAACCAAAAATTGAATACTTATGAATTTCTCACTgcgaattttattttctttcttgaatGGTACTATATCTAATAGACTAAAACTGGGATAGGGTTAGAGCCTCAAGAAGTACTAAATGTGTCCAATTTGCAGCCATTGTTACCTAAAAGTAAATACAGTGAAGCAGTGTAACGAATACAAGGGAGAGAAAGAAGGAGAtggtaaatataatatttataaatattattattattttatttttaaaaattttcttttggaaAAGTTAAGAAAGAGTGAGTAGGTGAAGCTTCGTTGGAAGCCATGACCATGGAAtaagggtttttttttcttcgatGTTTCTTACATTGGAGTCTTGCGAAGACTAGAATTTGGAGAAGTTTGATTAAAGAACACCTTGAATTGTTACCTTTTACATTCCCTTGTATATTGCATTTATAACTTCTACTACTCCaactcttttaattttcttttaacttttttttgaaATCACTGATGGACATGTCTTCTTTTGGTTGATGTTTAATGTTTTTGCCACCCTTTCCACATATAGTGATAAAATCCATGAGTGAACGTGGTCTTGAAAGCGTGGCTTGTATAGGAAGGGTTTAGCTGCATCTTCTTAGTGCTGCAATTTGTAGACTTTATTTTTAATGCTTATGGTCCTTATTTTGCTCAGTGATCTAAATTGTTTGGTTTGCTGTTGTTtgcttgaattgaatatttGGTGTGCGTGGTTAGAAGTGGAAATGTAGAGGATTTAACTATTTGTTTATTATGCGTGTCGAACAGAGAAAGTTTGCATGAAGATGAGGAGTTTGATCAACATCAAAGGCAACTTGCTGCTCTTTTGGTGTCAAAGGTATATGTGCTCTATTAATATCTGAGTCACTAAATTTGATTGGCATTGACTATGATGGGatttaaaccaaaattataacaattaacAAGATTTTCAACTCATTTAGTAATGATGACTATCCGCATGTTTTGGTGGGCCGCCTACGGACTCGTAGTACTACATGTTTTCCACAATTTACTTTATTGAAAGATGGATTGTTTTCTTGCTGCGACAAAGCAATAAATTATGTTCTTCTAACATACATTTTCCAAAAATTGAAGAGACACGATAGCTACATAAACCAacttatttaagtaaaattaactaatatatTTCTCCCTTTAAAAGAATAGCAGTTTATAATACGGACCTAAAATCGTTTTAAGTCTTTGTTGTTATCCGGGGCTGCTACTTACCCATTTTATTACAGCTCCATTGTCTTACACCAactaaagtgaaaaaaaaaataaacagaatgAAAACAAAGATTATTTTAGTCTTCTATATTTCTTTCAAACATCTCTCTTTTagctatttttttaataactttatataataaatttactattataacattctttttataaaagaaataataaaaggtGATTGCAaccatttcattttataaattaacatgTGGTTGTTATCTTCTTTCACTTAattcaattaatgaaaaagacaTGTGATTTTCTAATACATGTCAAATAGTGCCTATCATATTATATTGAAGAGATTTCTTTCTTTATCTCCCTAtctatttgtcttttttttatatctatctatataatCTTgtcttgttttttaaatttggataattttgtctatataaagaagatatgtatacatttattttttaatataattcttaatttattttttaaagataaaatttattgttaaaatggTCTCCAGTTTCAATTCTATTCACTTTTTTATCCATTCATTTAATTGATTTcgtttttttatcttatttatcagTTTCAACATTTACTTACAGGTACTTCTTACTTCTCCCAtgttttttttagatatttgttgctactttttttttaacattcttGTTCAGgttgaaaatatgagaaaaatattcataaacaaagagaaacaaataatcaaaattgCAATTCAAATACAGTGTAATATAGGGTGAAAATCACACATCTTCACATTAAATAAGAGTGAAATGCATGTTAGATAATACACCCAAAGATACACTTCATTAAAACAGAGGGAAAAAATTGGAAACCTAGAAACACCAACGGAATTCAACAACATGAACGACAGGTTAAGTTTCACTCTGAAGAAACTACCGTATATGCACAGGCAGAacgtaaataaataataataataaaaactgaaaagaaagaaaaataattacagtttttttgtactttaaatttcatattaaaattaatgatatttagtttcgatttcaaatatttaattatattaaattattattatttatttatattaaatctgTTTAACTGCAACAAAACTGTTTCGTAAAatgtatttgtaatttttaaattaaataatataatttaatcttttttatcacataaattatctttctttatatgtttattttatctaGAAATAGagttagtaaaaaaattattctctatcattacaattattttttggtgaaatATCACAATGTTATAATCACATGAATTATAACAGTTTTGTAATTACTGTAAATAAAACATATAGGGACAAATAATATCAACAATTGGGATTACCTTCCaagccatgttttcaatcatGTTCAATCACATGTTTCTTTCTCAAAAGATGTTTAtgggagataaaaaaaaaattattaaagaatgaCACCTTAAAGGTGAAGATGACAAACTccatacaaataatatatatatatatatatatatatatatatatatatatatatatatatataataatataatatataaaatcttaacttttttatcatattattaagttccaatcaattttttttatcgtgTAATAGTACTGTAATCTAAATAATGcaaagataataattatttaaatatttttcattagaGAGATTgattaataagttaaaaattttaaaaatatttataagattaagaGTGCTtcaaaaaatgtatatataaataaataaaacaaaatttgaaaaa contains:
- the LOC108338360 gene encoding uncharacterized protein LOC108338360, whose product is MLAPNRTREALSLSLPQPSSHPPEPVNVLLRRRHLLSTTAFTISFNFNLSFATSLSVTEPVAGASGLFQMPPPRLTNRYFLVRAGESEFESMGIINTNPVEKTSVDSGLSERGKKQAIKAAFDLKETGACDKGCWIWSAITQRAYQTAEIIASVNGVTRSYIVPEFSFLDARGLGAYEGKKLESVSEVYASDGISPNIKPPPIDDGTPNESVADVFVRVTQLMSILETQYSGDTVIIVSPDSDNLTILQAGLIGLDLRRHRDLSFSPGEVRFVDPSDIPAYKQPASAVYKCSKNPPNCN